In the Thalassoglobus sp. JC818 genome, one interval contains:
- a CDS encoding YbaB/EbfC family nucleoid-associated protein gives MFKGLSNLASLMANAGQIQEQAEEMQARLRERRVEANAGGGMVRVEMSGDQKVTSIQIEQSLFDSGDKEMLEDLVLSATNQALDLAKQAAAEEMSGMASGLGIPGLGDALAKFGNGNT, from the coding sequence ATGTTTAAAGGTCTTTCGAACCTGGCAAGCCTGATGGCTAATGCCGGACAAATTCAGGAGCAGGCGGAAGAAATGCAGGCCCGCCTGCGGGAACGTCGTGTGGAAGCCAACGCGGGCGGAGGTATGGTTCGCGTCGAGATGAGTGGCGATCAGAAAGTCACATCCATCCAGATCGAACAATCCTTGTTTGACTCCGGCGACAAAGAGATGTTGGAAGATCTCGTCCTTTCAGCGACGAATCAGGCTCTCGATCTCGCCAAGCAAGCTGCTGCTGAAGAGATGTCTGGAATGGCGAGTGGTCTCGGAATTCCCGGGCTGGGAGACGCTTTGGCCAAGTTTGGAAATGGCAACACTTAA